The sequence below is a genomic window from Armatimonadota bacterium.
ATGTGATTGGTCCAGAAGGGGAGAAATTCGGCCCTGCGTCGGCAAAGGTTCTCAACGAGTGGGCGAACCAAAACCGCGTCAACTCGTTCACGATGGTCGAAGAGCAAGGCACCGGGCGGCAAATGCGGATCACCGGCGTTCCCGGCTTTATCGCACCACCGGCCCACGCACCGCCGCCGATGGGTTACGGACAGGCGTACAACCGGCCGTACATCCCGGTTGAGAACCACCTCGTCAAAGCGATTCTCTCGACGTTTTTCTGTTGCCTGCCGCTCGGAATCGTGGCGATCGTGTACGCCTCGCAGGTGGATGGACACGCGCGTCGCGGCGACCATCAGATGGCGCTCGACACTGCTCGCAAAGCGGACATCTGGGCGAATTGGTCGATCGGCCTCGTGGTGGTGTACATCTTTGGCTATCTGCTTTTGGTTGGCCTTGCCGCCTCGTCGGGGCATTCGACGTATCGGTGAGGGAGCTCCTAGCCGCAAGCTGTGCAGAGTGCACGGAAAGCAGAATGGGGTTCATCTTTCCTGAATCCGTCACCCCCCTCCGGTTCGCCTACGGTCTGCTCACCGACTCCCCTTCAGGGGCGTAGCGTGGCTAATAGGCTTGGGCAGAGAGCAGTGCAGAGTGCGGAGAGCACAGTGCGGAGAGCACAGAAGCCAGAAGGCCACAAAGCAAAAACCAAAAAGCCCCAAGCTACAAACAAAACCGCTTGAGGCTAGAGGCTAGAGGCTAGAAGCTAAACCCTACTGATTCAGCTTGTTATACAAGTACCGCATGATCGTCGCCATCACGTGCGGACGCGACGTATCCTTCCCGATCGAGTGGTTGTCGCGCGGGTAGAACATGATGTCCGGGTGCTTGCCCGCATCGATCATTCGCTGGACCAGGCGCGCCGTGTCCTGGAACAGCACGTTGTCGTCCAGAATGCCGTGCACCAGCAGGAGATTGCCCTTCAGGCCATCGGCATACGTGATCGGCGAGCACTTGTCGAACCACTCCTTGTCGTCCTTCACCAGGCCGAGGCGTCGGCGGGTGTACCACTCGTTGTAGCTCTTCCAGTCCGTCACGCTGGCCACCGCTACGCCGGCATAGAACTCGCCCGGCTTGGTCAGCATGGTCATGCAGGTGAGGAAGCCGCCATAGCTCCAACCCCAGATTCCCACTCGGTCGCCGCGAACGTACGGCAGGCTGGCCAGGAAGTTCTTGGCCGAGACCGCCTCGTCGGCGTCCACGATGCCCATGCTTCGGTAGTAGCTGGCGTTGAAGTCGCCGTCGTAGCCCCAGCTTGATCGGAAATCGACCGACAGCACGACCATATCCAGGTTCATCGCCGCGTAGTTTTCCATGAACCCGGCCCACGCCGCCTTGCCCGAATCGGCGTAGATGTTGCTGAGGAGCGCGGGATGCTTCTTGGTCATATCGAGGCCCGGCTTGGTGTACATCAGGCCGTGGATCTCGCGCCCGTCGGGCGACTTGAAGGTCACTTCTTTGATGTCGGCCCATTGAACCTTTTTGTAGTCGGCCGTCTGGCTCTCGGTCAGGCGCTTTTCGACCGGCTCGACCGCGTACAGCTCAGGGTTCAGCTTGCGCTCGCTGGCGAGGGTGGCCATCTTCTTGCCGTCGTCGCTGATCAGCGGCAGTTCGGCCCAGTTGAAGGCCTTTGGCGTCGAATAGCCGTCCTTCATCA
It includes:
- a CDS encoding CD225/dispanin family protein; protein product: MGYGQAYNRPYIPVENHLVKAILSTFFCCLPLGIVAIVYASQVDGHARRGDHQMALDTARKADIWANWSIGLVVVYIFGYLLLVGLAASSGHSTYR